The Streptococcus sp. S5 genome contains a region encoding:
- a CDS encoding glycosyltransferase — METTPFVSIICTVFNKEPWLKKTIDSFLAQQTEFDYEIILVDDASSDGSRSIIQDYQANYPDLIRAFYQDENQGISKTWVSICKEARGKYIARCDGDDFWLDPLKLQKQVDLLESEPDCKWSNTDFDIYDENGTLVSKAGFANHTIPLADTYEKMLATRGFTMASTWLVERDLMLEVNQELDLTTSDDTFNLQLELFQRTSLAYLDEATVAYTINQGSDSRPTDFKKLERRFHKLLKTQLEYLDKYPNADYKEMTKILLDRNNTYEIRLSKPMDSLSHIGMESVTIYFGDEENTYSEDRTMTKLLQKEDSLAIEIPKGTSVIRVDLSESPSYYYDVELRDSNGKVCSPVYSNGIVTDNLFLFSEPDPQLIYEVEEEVVYQLSYKMISIDNPSAPDYIGKVFAAEMLDCQNSLKNLEAELQATKEAYNTVIHSRRWTIPTKILKFFRIRK, encoded by the coding sequence ATGGAAACGACGCCTTTTGTTTCGATTATTTGTACGGTTTTTAATAAAGAGCCCTGGTTAAAGAAGACGATTGATAGCTTCTTAGCCCAACAAACTGAGTTTGATTATGAGATTATCTTGGTGGATGATGCTTCAAGCGATGGATCTCGTTCTATCATTCAGGATTATCAAGCCAACTACCCTGATCTGATTCGTGCCTTTTATCAGGATGAGAATCAGGGAATTTCTAAAACCTGGGTCTCTATCTGTAAAGAAGCACGTGGAAAGTATATTGCCCGCTGTGACGGAGATGATTTTTGGTTAGACCCTTTAAAACTTCAGAAACAGGTTGACTTATTAGAAAGTGAGCCTGATTGCAAATGGTCCAATACGGATTTTGATATTTATGATGAAAACGGAACTCTCGTTTCTAAGGCTGGCTTTGCTAATCATACAATTCCATTAGCAGATACCTATGAAAAGATGCTTGCAACAAGAGGTTTTACCATGGCCTCTACATGGCTAGTTGAAAGAGATCTGATGTTAGAAGTCAATCAAGAGTTAGATTTAACGACATCAGATGATACTTTCAACCTCCAATTGGAACTCTTTCAACGGACTTCTTTAGCCTATCTGGATGAAGCGACAGTTGCTTATACCATTAATCAAGGATCGGATTCTCGTCCTACTGATTTTAAAAAATTAGAACGACGATTTCATAAGTTGTTGAAAACACAACTTGAGTATCTTGATAAATATCCAAATGCCGATTATAAAGAGATGACGAAGATCCTTTTAGATCGTAATAATACTTATGAGATTCGTCTTTCCAAACCAATGGATTCTCTTTCACACATCGGAATGGAGTCTGTTACAATTTATTTTGGTGACGAAGAAAATACTTATTCGGAAGATCGTACCATGACCAAACTTCTTCAAAAAGAAGATAGTCTGGCAATCGAAATTCCGAAGGGAACTTCTGTTATCCGAGTTGATCTGTCTGAAAGTCCAAGTTATTACTATGATGTTGAATTGAGAGATTCTAACGGAAAGGTTTGCTCGCCAGTTTATAGTAATGGTATCGTTACAGATAATTTGTTTCTTTTTAGTGAACCAGATCCTCAATTGATTTATGAAGTTGAAGAAGAAGTTGTGTATCAACTGAGCTATAAAATGATTTCTATAGATAATCCCTCTGCACCGGATTATATTGGAAAAGTTTTTGCTGCTGAAATGTTAGATTGTCAAAATAGTTTGAAAAATCTTGAGGCAGAGTTGCAAGCTACGAAAGAAGCATATAATACAGTCATCCATTCTCGTCGTTGGACCATTCCAACAAAGATCTTGAAATTCTTTAGAATAAGGAAATAA
- a CDS encoding ABC transporter ATP-binding protein — protein sequence MTDKQIAVKVDHVSKYFKLPTEATNSLRTALVNRFKGIKGYKEQHVLKDISFEVEKGDFFGILGRNGSGKSTLLKIISEIYVPEKGTVTIDGKLVSFIELGVGFNPELTGRENVYMNGAMLGFSTAEIDAMYDDIVDFAELHEFMNQKLKNYSSGMQVRLAFSVAIKAQGDILILDEVLAVGDEAFQRKCNDYFQERKKSGKTTILVTHDMGAVKKYCNKAVLIENGLVKAIGSPENVANQYSFDNTAPLQQGGEANGAGNSNQEENALVENFQLQLLSSNKLRPQDPIQFQIDFDVREDIQTYIALSLTDIDRNIWIYNDNSMNQLISGAGHKTVHYTCSLPTVNDLKMKLEVTVRDAEGQMLAFSDATQTPLIFINRDDIALDDKSAMDAASGLIQRNGTWSMTD from the coding sequence ATGACAGATAAACAAATTGCAGTAAAAGTAGACCATGTCAGCAAGTACTTTAAGTTGCCAACGGAGGCAACCAATAGTCTTCGAACTGCCCTGGTCAATCGCTTTAAAGGCATTAAAGGCTATAAAGAACAGCACGTTCTCAAGGATATTTCTTTTGAAGTAGAAAAAGGAGACTTTTTCGGGATCCTCGGAAGAAATGGTTCTGGGAAATCAACCCTCTTAAAAATTATTTCTGAAATCTATGTACCAGAAAAAGGTACTGTCACTATCGATGGGAAACTGGTGTCTTTCATTGAGCTTGGAGTGGGCTTTAACCCGGAACTGACTGGTCGTGAAAATGTCTATATGAACGGGGCCATGTTGGGCTTCTCAACGGCTGAAATTGATGCCATGTATGATGATATCGTAGACTTTGCTGAGTTGCATGAATTCATGAACCAAAAGCTCAAAAACTACTCATCAGGGATGCAGGTTCGTCTAGCCTTTTCGGTCGCGATTAAGGCCCAAGGTGATATCTTGATTTTGGACGAGGTCCTTGCAGTAGGAGATGAGGCCTTCCAACGCAAGTGTAACGATTACTTCCAAGAACGCAAGAAATCAGGGAAAACCACGATCCTGGTTACCCATGATATGGGAGCCGTCAAGAAATATTGTAACAAGGCTGTTTTGATTGAAAATGGATTGGTGAAAGCAATTGGTAGTCCTGAGAATGTTGCAAACCAATATAGTTTTGATAATACAGCTCCTTTGCAACAGGGAGGAGAAGCTAATGGAGCAGGTAATTCAAACCAGGAAGAAAATGCCTTGGTTGAAAATTTTCAGCTTCAGTTGTTAAGTTCGAACAAATTACGCCCTCAGGATCCTATTCAATTCCAGATTGATTTTGATGTTCGTGAAGATATCCAGACATATATCGCTCTGTCTTTGACGGATATCGATCGGAACATATGGATCTATAACGATAATTCTATGAATCAGCTGATCAGTGGGGCTGGACATAAAACGGTTCATTATACTTGTTCACTGCCAACAGTAAATGACTTGAAAATGAAATTAGAAGTGACAGTAAGGGATGCTGAAGGGCAGATGTTGGCTTTTTCAGATGCTACCCAAACTCCACTGATCTTTATCAATCGAGATGATATCGCTTTGGATGATAAATCAGCAATGGATGCGGCAAGTGGCTTAATCCAACGCAATGGAACATGGTCAATGACTGACTAG
- a CDS encoding ABC transporter permease — MFDVFSQKNRILLRELIKTDFKLRYQGSAIGYLWSILKPLMTFTIMYVVFIRFLRLGGDVPHFPVALLLANVIWGFFSEATSMGMVSIVSRGDLLRKLNFSKHIIVLSAISGAAINFVINLVVVLIFSFFNGVTFSWTALMVIPLFFELFLMATGCALILATFFVRFRDLGQVWEVLLQAGLYATPIIYPITFIADRNPWAAKLVMMNPLAQIIQDMRYFLIDKANTPVWLLVENKFLVLIPYVLPILIFVAGFAYFNKHAKKFAEIL; from the coding sequence ATGTTTGACGTTTTTAGTCAGAAAAATCGAATTTTATTACGAGAGTTAATTAAAACGGACTTTAAATTACGCTACCAAGGGTCAGCGATTGGCTATCTTTGGTCCATTTTAAAGCCCCTGATGACCTTTACGATCATGTACGTCGTCTTCATCCGCTTTTTACGCTTGGGTGGGGATGTGCCCCATTTCCCAGTTGCCCTCTTGTTGGCCAATGTAATCTGGGGCTTCTTCTCAGAAGCCACATCCATGGGGATGGTGTCGATCGTTAGTCGAGGCGACCTGTTGCGCAAGTTGAATTTCTCCAAACACATCATTGTTTTGTCTGCGATTTCAGGAGCAGCCATCAACTTTGTCATTAACCTGGTTGTCGTGTTGATTTTTTCATTCTTCAATGGGGTGACATTCTCTTGGACAGCTTTGATGGTGATTCCGCTATTCTTTGAGTTGTTCTTGATGGCGACAGGATGTGCATTGATTTTAGCGACATTTTTCGTTCGTTTCCGTGACCTAGGTCAAGTTTGGGAAGTGCTCTTGCAAGCTGGATTGTATGCGACGCCAATTATCTACCCAATTACCTTTATCGCAGACCGCAATCCGTGGGCTGCCAAATTGGTCATGATGAATCCTTTGGCTCAAATCATCCAAGACATGCGTTATTTCTTAATTGATAAGGCCAACACCCCTGTTTGGCTTTTGGTAGAGAATAAGTTCTTGGTTCTGATTCCTTATGTTTTACCAATTCTTATTTTTGTCGCTGGCTTTGCTTACTTTAACAAACATGCTAAGAAATTTGCGGAGATTCTCTAA
- a CDS encoding glycosyltransferase family 2 protein, whose amino-acid sequence MKVNILLSTYNGEQYLKEQVKSIQDQTYQNWQLLIRDDGSTDGTVKIIQELVAQDERIRFINQGAIENLGVIKSFHTLLKYEKADLYCFSDQDDVWLPEKIALQVAEAAKHPQEEPLLVYTDLKVVDENLNVQHESMIRTQSDHANTELIQELTENTVTGGVAMINHALADLWTGQEKHALLMHDWYLALLATAFGKLIYIDQPTELYRQHSSNVLGARTLRKRVKNWVRPHILFAKYWNLIESSQEQAKNLLDLPVSSQTKEIIENFVTIMDVPLKERLRRIRQYGYRKNRAFHTVVFTSLILTKFAYRGK is encoded by the coding sequence ATGAAAGTAAATATCTTGTTGTCCACCTATAATGGTGAACAGTATCTAAAAGAGCAGGTCAAAAGTATCCAAGACCAGACTTATCAGAATTGGCAACTCTTGATCCGAGATGATGGGTCAACAGATGGTACGGTGAAGATCATTCAAGAGTTGGTGGCCCAGGATGAGCGCATTCGCTTTATCAACCAAGGAGCTATCGAAAATCTTGGTGTTATCAAGAGCTTCCATACGCTTCTGAAATATGAAAAAGCGGATCTTTATTGCTTCAGTGACCAAGATGATGTTTGGCTACCAGAAAAGATTGCCCTGCAAGTAGCAGAAGCAGCCAAGCATCCTCAAGAAGAGCCTTTGCTGGTTTACACAGATTTAAAAGTGGTCGATGAAAACTTGAATGTGCAACATGAGAGTATGATTCGCACCCAGTCTGATCATGCCAATACAGAACTGATTCAAGAGTTGACGGAAAATACGGTAACTGGCGGAGTGGCCATGATTAACCACGCGCTGGCTGACTTATGGACAGGTCAAGAAAAACATGCCCTCCTTATGCATGATTGGTACTTGGCTTTGTTGGCAACTGCCTTTGGAAAGCTCATCTATATCGATCAGCCGACAGAATTGTACCGTCAGCACAGTAGCAATGTTCTGGGGGCTCGTACCCTTAGAAAACGGGTCAAAAACTGGGTTCGCCCTCATATTTTGTTTGCTAAATATTGGAATCTCATCGAGTCCAGTCAAGAACAAGCAAAAAATTTATTGGATCTGCCTGTCAGTTCCCAAACTAAAGAAATCATTGAAAACTTTGTCACCATTATGGATGTTCCACTAAAAGAACGTTTGAGACGGATTCGTCAGTACGGTTACCGGAAGAACCGGGCTTTTCATACGGTTGTGTTTACCAGCTTGATTCTGACAAAGTTTGCATATCGAGGTAAATAA
- the cps2T gene encoding beta 1-4 rhamnosyltransferase Cps2T: protein MQHVFIIGSRGLPAQYGGFETFVDQLVSHRVSPDIQYHVACLSNDQAYYHFDYKGVDCFTIQAPKLGPARVIAYDMMAINYALKLIKKQGIEQPIFYVLGNTIGAFVAPFARKIHKIGGLFYINPDGLEWKRAKWAKPIQAYLKYSEKIMTRHADLVISDNPGIESYIKEAYPWSKTTYIAYGTDLSPTSLISQDNKVREFYQKWQTQEKNYYLILGRFVPENNYEPAIREFMASSTKRDLVIICNHEGNPYFEELRARTGFDQDPRVKFVGTVYDQELLKYIRKEAFAYIHGHEVGGTNPGLLEALAQTDLNLVLGVSFNQTVAKDAAQYWTKETGNLAHLIDQVDPLEDVSEWGQRAKVNMKQNFTWEKIVGEYEELFLS, encoded by the coding sequence ATGCAACACGTTTTTATTATCGGAAGTCGTGGGCTTCCGGCTCAATATGGCGGTTTTGAGACTTTTGTGGACCAATTGGTTTCGCATCGAGTGTCTCCAGATATCCAGTACCATGTTGCCTGCCTTTCTAATGATCAAGCCTATTACCATTTTGACTACAAGGGTGTCGATTGTTTTACAATTCAAGCCCCTAAACTTGGGCCTGCGCGTGTCATTGCCTATGATATGATGGCCATCAACTATGCCTTGAAGCTTATTAAGAAACAAGGAATTGAACAGCCGATTTTTTACGTCTTGGGAAATACAATCGGAGCCTTTGTGGCGCCTTTTGCGCGTAAGATCCATAAGATAGGCGGACTATTTTATATCAATCCAGATGGACTGGAGTGGAAGCGGGCCAAGTGGGCCAAGCCGATCCAAGCCTATCTCAAGTATTCTGAAAAGATCATGACGCGCCACGCTGACTTGGTGATATCTGACAACCCGGGTATTGAGTCTTATATCAAGGAAGCCTATCCTTGGTCCAAGACGACCTATATTGCCTACGGAACGGACTTGTCTCCAACCAGCCTGATCAGTCAGGATAATAAGGTCCGAGAATTCTATCAGAAATGGCAGACACAGGAGAAGAACTATTATTTGATCTTGGGCCGCTTTGTTCCAGAAAATAATTATGAGCCTGCCATTCGTGAATTTATGGCCTCTTCCACCAAACGGGATTTGGTGATTATTTGTAACCACGAAGGCAATCCTTATTTTGAGGAACTCCGAGCTCGAACTGGATTTGATCAGGATCCACGCGTCAAGTTTGTAGGAACGGTCTATGATCAAGAACTGTTGAAGTATATCCGTAAAGAAGCCTTTGCTTATATCCATGGTCATGAAGTGGGCGGAACTAATCCTGGTCTCCTAGAGGCTCTTGCCCAGACGGATCTCAATTTGGTTTTAGGAGTCTCCTTTAACCAAACAGTCGCAAAGGACGCAGCTCAATATTGGACTAAAGAAACTGGGAATTTGGCGCATTTGATCGACCAGGTCGATCCTTTAGAAGACGTATCTGAATGGGGTCAACGAGCCAAGGTCAATATGAAGCAAAACTTTACCTGGGAAAAAATTGTAGGTGAGTACGAGGAATTATTCTTATCATGA
- the rfbD gene encoding dTDP-4-dehydrorhamnose reductase produces the protein MILITGANGQLGTELRHLLDERNEEYVAVDVAEMDITNAEKVDEVFAEVKPTLVYHCAAYTAVDAAEDEGKELDYAINVTGTENVAKASEKHGATLVYISTDYVFDGKKPVGQEWEVDDQPDPQTEYGRTKRMGEELVEKHVSNFYIIRTAWVFGNYGKNFVFTMQNLAKTHKTLTVVNDQHGRPTWTRTLAEFMTYLAENREEYGYYHLSNDAKEDTTWYDFAVEILKDTDVEVKPVDSSQFPAKAKRPLNSTMSLTKAKATGFVIPTWQDALKEFYKQEVK, from the coding sequence ATGATTTTAATTACAGGAGCAAATGGGCAACTTGGAACAGAACTTCGCCATTTGTTGGATGAACGAAATGAAGAATATGTAGCTGTTGATGTGGCTGAAATGGATATCACTAATGCAGAGAAAGTAGATGAGGTATTCGCAGAAGTGAAACCAACCCTAGTCTACCACTGTGCTGCTTACACAGCTGTTGATGCGGCTGAAGATGAAGGAAAAGAGTTGGACTATGCTATCAACGTGACGGGTACGGAAAATGTAGCAAAGGCATCTGAAAAGCACGGTGCAACTTTGGTCTATATCTCAACGGACTACGTTTTTGATGGGAAAAAACCAGTGGGACAAGAATGGGAAGTAGATGATCAACCAGATCCTCAAACTGAGTACGGTCGTACCAAACGTATGGGGGAAGAATTGGTTGAGAAGCATGTGTCTAACTTCTATATCATCCGTACGGCTTGGGTATTTGGGAACTACGGTAAGAACTTTGTCTTCACCATGCAAAACTTAGCTAAGACGCACAAGACTTTGACCGTCGTCAATGACCAACATGGTCGCCCAACCTGGACCCGTACTCTTGCAGAGTTTATGACCTATTTGGCTGAAAACCGTGAGGAGTATGGTTATTACCACTTGTCTAACGATGCGAAAGAAGATACAACTTGGTATGACTTTGCAGTTGAAATCCTCAAAGACACTGATGTAGAAGTGAAACCAGTGGATTCTAGCCAATTCCCAGCTAAGGCGAAACGTCCACTTAACTCTACGATGAGCTTGACTAAGGCTAAGGCTACAGGGTTCGTCATTCCAACTTGGCAAGATGCCTTGAAAGAGTTTTACAAACAAGAAGTGAAATAA
- a CDS encoding glycosyltransferase family 2 protein, whose protein sequence is MVISVVVPCFNEEESIPLFYREMERVRMKMGEKFEYIFINDGSSDGTLSVLRKLHVTDSNVHYLSFSRNFGKEAALYAGLERASGEYVTVMDVDLQDPPELLIEMKQKLEEQSDLDCVGTRRVTRDGEPPIRSFFARMFYKLINHISQVEMVDGTRDFRLMRRPMVDAIMELSEYNRFSKGIFAWVGFETEYLEYKNVERVAGETSWNFWSLFKYSIEGIINFSDAPLNIAFIGGLLSWILAFIMMILIVIRTLVFGDPTSGWPSLMTVILFLGGFQLLTIGILGKYIGKIFMETKKRPIYVIKEKSE, encoded by the coding sequence ATGGTTATATCAGTTGTAGTCCCATGTTTTAACGAAGAAGAATCGATTCCATTATTTTATCGAGAAATGGAACGTGTTCGGATGAAGATGGGAGAAAAGTTTGAATATATTTTTATAAATGATGGCTCTTCAGATGGTACACTATCCGTTCTTCGAAAGCTACATGTTACAGATTCAAATGTGCACTACCTTTCTTTTTCTCGAAATTTCGGGAAAGAGGCGGCGCTGTACGCTGGACTTGAGCGTGCTAGTGGTGAATATGTGACCGTCATGGATGTAGATTTGCAGGACCCACCGGAGTTATTGATTGAAATGAAGCAGAAGTTGGAGGAACAGTCGGATTTAGACTGTGTCGGAACGAGACGCGTAACCCGTGATGGGGAACCACCGATCCGCTCTTTCTTTGCGCGTATGTTTTATAAATTGATCAATCATATTAGCCAAGTGGAAATGGTTGACGGGACGCGTGATTTCCGTTTGATGCGCCGTCCCATGGTCGATGCCATTATGGAGTTATCGGAGTACAATCGTTTTTCAAAAGGGATTTTTGCTTGGGTAGGATTCGAGACAGAATACCTCGAATATAAAAATGTAGAACGCGTAGCAGGAGAGACGTCTTGGAATTTTTGGTCCCTTTTTAAGTACTCGATTGAAGGGATTATCAATTTCTCGGATGCCCCATTAAACATTGCCTTTATTGGTGGACTGTTATCTTGGATTTTGGCTTTTATCATGATGATTTTGATTGTAATCCGCACCTTAGTCTTTGGGGATCCTACTTCAGGTTGGCCATCCCTTATGACAGTGATTCTATTCCTTGGAGGATTCCAATTATTGACCATTGGGATTTTAGGAAAATATATCGGAAAAATCTTCATGGAAACCAAGAAACGTCCAATCTATGTCATCAAAGAGAAAAGTGAGTAA
- a CDS encoding glycosyltransferase family 2 protein: MKEAPKISVIIPVYNAELYLKRCIDSVLNQSFKSFEIIAIDDGSKDNSFKILNEYQQFSPNIRTLSRENKGAAYTRNEGIKLAKGEFIMFIDSDDYINPDYLQVFYDEISSGIDDAVIGGLQRVNQDGKQLFSIQLGKDKWSKYRSISPCARIYRKKFLVDHELSFPDIPLAEDLLFSLTVYTKSENIRTIPYCGYNWFFNENSASNTLNKGFNPNLDIKNVLDKIAAIIPKDFSETKLIKFFIKKFTLYWLLDGGRHSTSAEFLRQYKEINDWIRINGMKSTLSVFNREIRDERFMVKLAIFTMNLIEKFGLLKLFAKLYCKG, encoded by the coding sequence GTGAAAGAAGCGCCTAAGATTAGTGTCATTATTCCAGTATATAATGCAGAATTATATCTCAAAAGATGTATAGATTCCGTTTTAAATCAAAGTTTTAAATCATTTGAAATTATTGCAATTGATGATGGTTCAAAGGATAATTCGTTTAAAATATTGAATGAATACCAACAATTTTCTCCAAATATTAGAACTTTGAGTCGAGAAAATAAAGGTGCAGCCTATACTAGAAATGAAGGTATCAAGCTTGCAAAAGGTGAATTCATCATGTTTATCGATAGTGATGATTATATAAACCCAGATTACTTGCAGGTGTTTTATGATGAAATATCAAGTGGGATAGATGATGCAGTTATTGGAGGTCTTCAGAGAGTAAACCAAGATGGTAAACAACTATTTTCTATCCAATTGGGTAAAGATAAATGGTCGAAATATAGATCGATTTCACCATGTGCTCGCATCTATAGAAAAAAATTTTTAGTAGATCACGAACTTTCTTTTCCAGATATTCCGCTGGCTGAGGACTTGTTATTCAGCTTAACGGTATATACAAAATCTGAAAATATAAGAACTATCCCATATTGTGGATATAATTGGTTTTTCAATGAGAATAGTGCGTCTAATACATTAAATAAAGGATTTAATCCAAATTTAGATATCAAGAATGTACTTGATAAAATAGCAGCGATTATCCCTAAAGATTTTTCTGAAACTAAATTAATTAAATTTTTTATAAAAAAATTTACTCTTTATTGGTTATTGGACGGTGGGAGACATTCTACAAGTGCAGAGTTTTTACGTCAATATAAAGAAATTAATGATTGGATCAGGATAAATGGAATGAAGTCCACTCTTTCTGTTTTTAATCGAGAAATTAGAGATGAGAGGTTTATGGTTAAACTAGCTATCTTTACAATGAACTTGATTGAAAAGTTCGGTTTATTAAAACTGTTTGCAAAACTGTATTGTAAAGGGTAG
- a CDS encoding glycosyltransferase family 2 protein produces the protein MNQWNDHTFVICAYGDSPFLEDCINSLLSQTVKSNIILYTSTPSVFIESICQKYAIPFNTTVGGGIGKDWNNALSFVTTQYATIAHQDDYYEPTYLMEIQERIKKHQDAIILYSDYFEEKNGEVIKPTSNLKIKSLMLKTISLFPKTKWWRNRILAFGNPICCPAVTYNLKLVKGFRFDEEWRVSLDWLAWYHLAKFDGRFVYVPKKLMCHRIHEDSETSNTISDNTRTKEDYMMFKLFWPNVLAKCLNRFYKKSQDTNG, from the coding sequence ATGAATCAGTGGAATGATCATACATTTGTAATCTGTGCTTATGGGGATAGTCCTTTTTTAGAGGATTGTATAAATTCGTTATTAAGCCAAACCGTAAAAAGTAATATCATTTTGTATACTTCTACTCCAAGTGTATTTATCGAAAGTATTTGCCAAAAATATGCCATTCCGTTTAATACAACTGTAGGTGGCGGGATTGGGAAAGATTGGAATAATGCTTTATCTTTTGTTACTACCCAATATGCTACAATAGCCCATCAAGATGATTATTACGAACCAACCTATTTAATGGAAATTCAAGAGAGGATAAAGAAGCATCAAGATGCTATCATTCTTTATTCTGATTATTTTGAAGAAAAAAATGGAGAGGTCATTAAACCGACTTCAAATCTAAAAATCAAATCATTAATGTTAAAAACAATCTCATTATTCCCTAAAACTAAGTGGTGGAGAAATCGGATTCTTGCTTTTGGAAATCCAATTTGTTGCCCTGCTGTAACTTATAATTTAAAATTGGTTAAGGGCTTTAGATTTGATGAGGAATGGAGAGTTAGTCTAGATTGGCTTGCCTGGTACCATTTGGCTAAATTTGATGGCAGATTTGTATATGTTCCAAAGAAATTAATGTGTCATCGTATTCATGAAGACTCTGAAACGAGTAATACCATTAGTGACAATACTCGAACAAAGGAAGATTACATGATGTTTAAACTCTTTTGGCCAAACGTATTAGCGAAATGTTTAAATCGTTTTTATAAAAAGAGTCAGGATACGAATGGTTAA
- a CDS encoding lipopolysaccharide biosynthesis protein, which produces MNNKVNRSIYFWNFAGNIAAAAVSILYLIIVSRYTSASDADNFSLAYAIGNLWVVIGIFQVRNYQATDLKETYSYLEYWLTRVITVCLMLVSLFPYLFFSGNNVGKGDLFLIIILTVLYRSCDAFSDLFQGLFQQHERLDIAGKLMVLRYSLSTIILLISLLLSNSLIFSLICLCFFNVLFVFGGDYIQSKQIRTIPFNQISSATFKRSISIMKTCLPLFVNGFLLVYVLNYPKQVIDKLLVEGVLREGAQRDFSILFMPVFFMSLFVLALRPLITDLAKQWSEKRFHTFNAMIRKILLLLMILGLVVSILAYLIGIPILNIISGIDLSNYSLLLTILVLSGFLYSIASVIGDFLIILRKQVYLLYVYVAMALLTNILTPIVMREFGLFGAGLSFVIVMLFYTIASWIVFVIMRRKEIQKYESVE; this is translated from the coding sequence ATGAACAATAAAGTAAATAGGAGTATTTATTTTTGGAATTTTGCAGGAAATATAGCAGCAGCTGCAGTCTCAATATTGTATTTGATTATTGTCTCTCGTTATACTTCCGCAAGTGATGCTGATAATTTTAGTTTGGCTTATGCAATTGGAAACCTATGGGTTGTAATTGGTATTTTTCAAGTTAGAAATTATCAGGCGACTGATTTGAAAGAAACGTACTCGTATTTGGAATATTGGCTAACTAGGGTTATTACTGTTTGTTTAATGTTAGTTTCACTATTTCCGTATTTATTTTTTAGTGGAAATAATGTTGGAAAAGGGGATTTATTTTTAATTATCATCCTAACGGTGCTTTATCGTTCTTGTGATGCTTTTTCTGATTTATTCCAAGGATTATTTCAACAACATGAACGTTTAGATATTGCAGGGAAATTAATGGTGCTTCGTTATAGTTTAAGCACAATCATTCTCCTAATTAGTTTGTTACTTTCAAATTCTTTAATTTTTTCTTTAATTTGTTTATGTTTTTTTAATGTTCTTTTTGTTTTTGGAGGTGATTACATCCAATCCAAACAAATAAGAACGATACCTTTTAATCAGATTTCATCTGCTACATTTAAGCGATCAATTAGCATCATGAAAACTTGCCTTCCATTGTTTGTCAACGGCTTTTTATTGGTATATGTATTGAATTATCCAAAACAAGTGATTGATAAATTGCTAGTAGAGGGCGTATTACGTGAAGGTGCTCAAAGGGATTTCAGTATTCTATTCATGCCTGTTTTCTTTATGAGTTTATTTGTATTAGCACTAAGACCGTTAATAACCGATTTGGCAAAACAATGGTCAGAAAAAAGATTTCATACATTTAATGCTATGATTCGTAAGATTTTATTATTGCTTATGATTTTGGGACTAGTAGTATCAATACTGGCCTATTTGATAGGGATTCCTATTTTGAATATTATAAGTGGTATTGATTTATCAAATTATAGTTTATTACTTACTATTTTAGTGCTTTCCGGCTTTTTATATTCTATAGCTTCTGTCATAGGTGATTTTTTAATTATATTGAGGAAACAAGTCTATCTACTCTATGTTTATGTCGCAATGGCGTTATTGACGAATATTCTTACGCCTATAGTGATGAGGGAGTTTGGCTTGTTTGGAGCAGGGCTTAGTTTTGTTATTGTTATGTTGTTTTACACCATTGCTAGTTGGATTGTCTTTGTGATTATGAGAAGGAAGGAGATTCAAAAATATGAATCAGTGGAATGA
- a CDS encoding DUF2304 domain-containing protein: MLNIWLTLIVIIFIVYILRLVAKKVVELRNVISWLILCLLSLPVIWFPNLIGAISLFLGIQTLSNFIFLLSTFLLIFLIFSLTRTVSKQSVQIKKLSQTIALLRSENENEQ, translated from the coding sequence ATGCTAAATATTTGGTTAACCCTTATTGTAATTATTTTTATCGTTTATATTCTACGCCTAGTTGCAAAGAAAGTCGTTGAACTGAGAAATGTCATTTCTTGGCTCATTCTTTGTTTGCTATCGTTGCCAGTCATTTGGTTTCCTAATTTGATTGGAGCAATATCTTTATTTCTTGGTATTCAGACGCTAAGTAACTTTATTTTTTTATTAAGTACATTTTTATTAATATTTTTAATTTTTTCATTAACTCGTACTGTATCAAAACAATCAGTACAGATTAAGAAATTGTCACAAACGATTGCTTTATTAAGAAGTGAGAATGAAAATGAACAATAA